The following proteins are encoded in a genomic region of Mycobacterium sp. 155:
- a CDS encoding cyclic nucleotide-degrading phosphodiesterase → MRLTVLGCSGSVVGPDSPASGYLVTAPDTVPMVLDFGGGVLGALQRHADPNAVNVLLSHLHADHCLDLPGLFVWRRYHPTPATERGIMYGPANTWARLGAASSPEGGEIDDFTDIFDVRNWVDGESVELGAVTITPRLVCHPTESYGMRFTDPFGATLVYSGDTGFCDALVDLARGADVFLCEASWTDDPSRPPRLHLSGAEAGRAAAAAGVGELLLTHIPPWTSREDVISEAKAEFDGPVHAVVCGEVFDITR, encoded by the coding sequence TCACCGCGCCGGACACCGTCCCGATGGTCCTCGACTTCGGCGGGGGCGTACTGGGGGCGTTGCAACGCCACGCCGACCCCAATGCCGTCAACGTGTTGCTGTCGCATCTGCATGCCGATCACTGCCTCGACCTGCCCGGACTCTTTGTCTGGCGGCGCTACCACCCGACGCCGGCCACCGAGCGCGGCATCATGTACGGGCCCGCCAACACCTGGGCGCGGCTGGGTGCGGCGTCGTCGCCCGAGGGTGGCGAGATCGATGACTTCACCGATATCTTCGACGTCCGCAACTGGGTGGACGGCGAATCTGTCGAGCTGGGTGCAGTGACTATCACGCCACGGTTGGTATGCCATCCCACCGAGTCGTATGGCATGCGGTTCACCGACCCGTTCGGTGCGACGCTGGTGTACAGCGGGGATACCGGCTTCTGCGACGCGCTTGTGGATCTGGCGCGCGGTGCCGACGTGTTCCTGTGCGAGGCATCGTGGACCGATGATCCGTCCCGGCCGCCGCGGCTGCATCTGTCGGGCGCCGAGGCCGGTCGCGCTGCTGCCGCGGCCGGCGTGGGCGAGTTGCTGCTGACCCACATTCCGCCGTGGACCTCGCGCGAGGACGTGATCAGCGAGGCCAAGGCCGAGTTCGACGGTCCGGTGCACGCCGTGGTGTGCGGCGAGGTATTCGACATCACCCGATAG
- the rph gene encoding ribonuclease PH, with protein MSRREDGRLDDELRPVVITRGFTNHPAGSVLVEFGQTRVMCTASVTEGVPRWRKGTGQGWLTAEYAMLPAATHDRSDRESVKGRIGGRTQEISRLVGRSLRACIDLGALGENTIAIDCDVLQADGGTRTAAITGAYVALADAVTYLAAAGRLSDPRPLSCAIAAVSVGVVDGRVRVDLPYIEDSRAEVDMNVVATDTGTLVEVQGTGEGATFPRSTLDKLLDAALGACEQLFVIQREVLELPYPGVLPEGPAPKKAFGS; from the coding sequence GTGTCCAGACGAGAAGATGGCCGCCTCGACGATGAACTGCGGCCGGTAGTTATCACCCGCGGCTTCACCAATCACCCGGCAGGCTCGGTACTGGTGGAATTCGGCCAGACCCGTGTCATGTGCACCGCGTCGGTGACCGAAGGCGTGCCGCGCTGGCGCAAGGGGACCGGGCAGGGCTGGCTGACCGCCGAATACGCGATGCTGCCGGCCGCCACCCACGACCGGTCGGATCGAGAGTCGGTCAAGGGTCGCATCGGCGGTCGCACGCAGGAGATCAGCAGGCTCGTGGGCCGCTCGCTGCGGGCGTGCATCGACCTGGGGGCGTTGGGGGAGAACACCATTGCCATCGACTGCGATGTGCTGCAGGCCGATGGCGGCACCCGCACCGCAGCCATCACCGGGGCCTACGTCGCGCTGGCCGATGCGGTGACCTACCTGGCCGCTGCGGGACGGCTCTCAGATCCGCGGCCGCTGTCGTGTGCCATCGCGGCGGTGTCGGTCGGCGTGGTCGACGGCCGCGTGCGGGTCGATCTGCCCTATATCGAGGATTCCCGTGCCGAGGTGGACATGAACGTCGTAGCCACGGACACCGGAACGCTCGTCGAGGTCCAGGGCACCGGCGAAGGTGCGACCTTCCCGCGGTCGACGCTGGACAAGCTGTTGGACGCCGCGCTCGGCGCATGCGAGCAGCTGTTCGTGATCCAGCGGGAGGTACTGGAGTTGCCGTACCCCGGTGTGCTGCCGGAAGGCCCGGCCCCGAAGAAAGCCTTCGGAAGCTGA
- the rdgB gene encoding RdgB/HAM1 family non-canonical purine NTP pyrophosphatase, producing MPELLVASRNPKKLAELRRVLDAAGVSGLSLLSLADVAPFDEAPETGATFEDNALAKATDGFRATGLACVADDSGIAVAALNGMPGVLSARWSGLHGDDAANTALLLGQLADVPDERRGAAFVSACALVSASGSTVVRGEWPGTVTREPRGDGGFGYDPVFLPDGSTLTAAELTPAEKDAVSHRGRALALLVPALRELAGE from the coding sequence ATGCCTGAGCTGCTGGTCGCGAGCCGCAACCCGAAGAAGCTCGCCGAGCTTCGGCGCGTGTTGGATGCCGCCGGAGTGTCGGGACTTTCGCTGCTGTCCCTGGCCGACGTGGCGCCTTTCGACGAGGCACCCGAGACCGGCGCGACGTTCGAGGACAACGCGCTCGCCAAGGCCACCGACGGGTTCCGGGCAACCGGTCTGGCCTGTGTGGCCGACGATTCCGGGATCGCCGTCGCGGCCTTGAACGGCATGCCCGGTGTGCTGTCGGCGCGGTGGTCGGGGTTGCACGGCGACGACGCCGCCAACACCGCACTGCTGCTGGGGCAATTGGCGGATGTCCCTGACGAACGGCGGGGCGCGGCTTTCGTCTCGGCCTGTGCCCTGGTGTCTGCCTCCGGTTCGACGGTGGTGCGCGGCGAGTGGCCCGGGACGGTCACCCGCGAACCCCGCGGCGACGGCGGCTTCGGCTATGACCCGGTGTTCCTACCCGATGGGTCAACCCTGACGGCAGCCGAGCTGACCCCCGCTGAGAAGGATGCCGTGTCGCACCGCGGCCGGGCGCTCGCGTTATTGGTACCGGCGTTGCGGGAGTTGGCCGGCGAGTAG
- a CDS encoding DUF3817 domain-containing protein gives MTAPEPDTEVTTPKDTIRKALLGYRVMAWATGLWLIALCYEMVLKYIVQVDNPPSWIGIVHGWVYFVYLLFTANLAVKIRWPLGKTIGTLLAGTIPLLGIIVEHFNTIAIKERFSL, from the coding sequence ATGACGGCACCCGAACCGGACACCGAAGTCACCACGCCCAAGGACACTATCCGTAAAGCGCTGCTGGGCTACCGCGTGATGGCCTGGGCCACGGGTCTGTGGTTGATCGCACTCTGCTACGAGATGGTGCTCAAGTACATCGTCCAGGTGGACAACCCGCCCAGTTGGATCGGCATCGTTCACGGCTGGGTGTACTTCGTCTACCTGCTGTTCACCGCGAACCTCGCGGTCAAGATCCGCTGGCCTCTCGGCAAGACCATTGGCACTCTGCTCGCCGGCACCATCCCGCTGCTGGGCATCATTGTCGAGCACTTCAACACCATCGCCATCAAAGAGCGCTTCAGCCTCTGA
- a CDS encoding STAS/SEC14 domain-containing protein gives MIELLPDLPDGVFGVRVSGHVSGDEMRQFRPAMDDLSKNSEIRIVEVIDSDYAGFGPGGLIEDLKLGLGLVAHHHSAFKRIAVVSDKDWVAHAMHAFAWMVPGELRVFGLDELDAAKEWAAG, from the coding sequence ATGATCGAATTACTGCCCGACCTGCCAGACGGGGTGTTCGGGGTTCGGGTGTCGGGTCATGTCAGCGGCGATGAGATGCGGCAGTTCCGACCGGCTATGGACGACCTGTCGAAGAATAGTGAGATCCGGATCGTCGAGGTCATCGATTCGGACTATGCGGGCTTTGGGCCCGGCGGACTGATCGAGGATCTCAAACTCGGACTCGGGCTGGTGGCCCACCATCACTCGGCGTTCAAACGGATTGCCGTTGTGTCGGACAAGGATTGGGTGGCCCACGCCATGCATGCGTTCGCCTGGATGGTTCCCGGCGAGCTCCGAGTCTTTGGCCTTGATGAGCTCGACGCGGCCAAGGAATGGGCGGCGGGCTGA
- a CDS encoding NAD(P)/FAD-dependent oxidoreductase, with translation MSCPTSVVVVGASLAGLSTVRELRAAGYQGPVTVIGDEPHMPYDRPPLSKEYLTGQPSIELAESDDIDALQANWVLGRAAVGLTSDASGGHTVTLDDGSTLTAEAVVLATGARARSLPGCRPLPGVHTLRTVDDARALRGSLENARRLVVVGAGFIGAEVASTAASRGVEVTVVEMSTAPLVGVLGEEVATACTALHGLNDVTLLTGVCVSGVTGEERVTGVVLDDGTELAADVVVVGIGAIPNTEWLTHSEIAVENGFRTDDGCRTGAPGVYAVGDCATSFNVHLGAHHRSEHWTNATQQARVVASAILGAPQGPPAAPYFWSKQYGRQLQFAGHRQPGDTVRFIDGDPGSASFVALYERDGVATAVFAMDNPRLFTRHRKLIERQLAEQVAARTAAAHTAGFGADGLSDELAAT, from the coding sequence ATGAGCTGCCCGACATCGGTCGTGGTGGTCGGCGCATCCCTGGCCGGACTATCCACTGTCCGCGAGCTGCGTGCGGCCGGCTACCAAGGCCCGGTCACCGTCATCGGCGACGAGCCGCACATGCCGTACGACCGTCCGCCGCTGTCCAAGGAGTATCTGACCGGCCAGCCGTCGATCGAGCTGGCCGAGTCGGATGACATCGACGCCCTGCAAGCCAATTGGGTGCTTGGCCGCGCCGCCGTGGGACTGACATCCGATGCCAGCGGCGGCCATACCGTGACGCTCGACGACGGCAGCACGCTGACCGCCGAGGCGGTCGTGCTCGCCACCGGAGCGCGGGCTCGTTCACTACCCGGTTGTCGGCCACTGCCCGGCGTGCACACGTTGCGCACGGTCGACGATGCGCGTGCGCTGCGCGGTTCCCTCGAGAACGCACGGCGGCTGGTGGTCGTGGGTGCCGGGTTCATCGGAGCCGAGGTCGCCAGCACCGCAGCGAGCCGCGGCGTCGAAGTCACCGTCGTCGAGATGTCCACGGCGCCACTGGTCGGCGTCCTCGGCGAAGAAGTGGCGACGGCATGTACGGCGCTGCACGGGCTGAATGACGTGACATTGCTGACCGGCGTCTGCGTGTCCGGGGTGACCGGCGAAGAGCGCGTGACGGGCGTGGTGCTCGACGACGGCACCGAACTGGCCGCCGACGTGGTGGTCGTCGGGATAGGTGCGATCCCCAACACCGAGTGGTTGACGCATTCGGAGATCGCCGTCGAGAACGGATTTCGCACCGATGACGGCTGCCGTACCGGGGCACCCGGCGTGTATGCGGTCGGCGACTGCGCGACGTCCTTCAACGTCCATCTCGGAGCCCACCACCGCAGTGAGCATTGGACGAACGCCACCCAACAAGCCCGCGTCGTCGCGTCGGCGATCCTCGGTGCGCCGCAGGGACCACCCGCCGCACCGTACTTCTGGTCGAAACAGTATGGGCGCCAACTGCAATTCGCCGGGCACCGCCAACCTGGGGATACCGTCCGGTTCATCGACGGCGATCCCGGCTCCGCATCATTCGTGGCACTCTACGAACGCGACGGCGTCGCGACGGCCGTGTTCGCCATGGACAATCCGCGGTTGTTCACCCGGCACCGCAAGCTCATCGAGCGTCAACTCGCCGAGCAGGTTGCCGCCCGCACCGCCGCTGCGCACACCGCGGGGTTCGGGGCCGACGGGCTATCGGACGAACTGGCAGCCACCTGA
- a CDS encoding bifunctional 3-phenylpropionate/cinnamic acid dioxygenase ferredoxin subunit, which produces MDASSVPLTEPISGRIVVGQLDALPVGEVLTVRLPGLDPITIFHTDSGLFAIDDTCTHQDASLADGWVEDCTVECPLHESCFDLRTGEVSGPPAKIAVRTYGVGAEDGQIWLEVDAA; this is translated from the coding sequence GTGGATGCGTCTTCTGTGCCGCTGACCGAGCCGATCTCCGGCCGTATCGTCGTCGGGCAACTCGATGCACTACCGGTCGGCGAGGTACTCACCGTGCGGTTACCGGGGCTGGATCCGATCACAATCTTCCACACCGACTCTGGACTGTTCGCCATCGATGACACCTGCACCCATCAGGACGCGTCGCTGGCCGACGGCTGGGTCGAGGACTGCACCGTGGAGTGCCCGCTACACGAGTCCTGTTTCGACCTGCGCACGGGCGAGGTATCCGGCCCGCCCGCGAAAATTGCAGTACGCACCTATGGCGTCGGCGCCGAGGACGGTCAGATCTGGCTCGAGGTGGACGCGGCATGA
- a CDS encoding aromatic ring-hydroxylating dioxygenase subunit alpha has product MTTIDNPAPAATGGNPDGGTLVRTLGGEYYYDPGIFRAEQENIFEAMWFCSVRSADLPDPGDFRKVQVGRESVLIVRGRDKQLRAFLNICRHRGAMLCTEDSGAVKRHLRCPYHAWTYGLDGKLVAAPNLGALKDDNGVDIDRTEYGLVPVALREWLGYAWVCLAEEPPSFETDVIGAVTERLGDPTAIDHYHVDELSVGRRVVYDVAANWKLIVENFMECYHCATIHPELTEVLPEFADGLAAQYFVGHGAAFGEDIDGFTIDGRAGFDTIPGVTDDQQRKYYAITVRPTVFINLVPDHVILHRMFPLAADRTIVECDWLFSPDVVASGRDVEHSMELFHRVNQQDFDACERTQPAMSSRAYRNGGVLVPAEHHIGEFHRWTLDKLGDTRPKG; this is encoded by the coding sequence ATGACGACAATCGACAACCCCGCTCCGGCAGCGACGGGTGGCAACCCTGACGGGGGAACCCTGGTTCGGACGCTGGGCGGCGAATACTATTACGACCCTGGGATTTTCCGCGCCGAGCAAGAGAACATCTTCGAGGCAATGTGGTTCTGCTCGGTGCGCAGTGCGGATCTGCCCGACCCGGGAGATTTCCGCAAGGTCCAGGTAGGCCGGGAGAGCGTGCTGATCGTCCGTGGCCGAGACAAGCAGCTACGTGCCTTCCTGAACATCTGCCGGCATCGCGGAGCGATGCTGTGCACCGAGGACTCCGGCGCAGTCAAGCGCCATCTGCGCTGCCCATACCATGCCTGGACCTACGGGCTGGACGGCAAGCTGGTCGCGGCGCCCAATCTGGGCGCGCTGAAGGACGACAATGGCGTCGACATCGACCGCACCGAATACGGTCTGGTGCCGGTCGCGCTCCGTGAGTGGCTCGGCTACGCCTGGGTCTGTCTGGCCGAAGAGCCGCCGTCTTTCGAGACCGACGTGATCGGTGCCGTCACTGAGCGGCTGGGTGATCCGACCGCGATCGACCACTACCACGTAGATGAGTTGTCGGTGGGCCGCCGCGTCGTCTACGACGTCGCCGCCAACTGGAAGCTCATCGTCGAAAACTTCATGGAGTGCTACCACTGCGCCACCATTCACCCTGAGCTCACCGAAGTGCTGCCGGAATTCGCCGACGGCCTTGCCGCCCAGTACTTCGTCGGCCACGGTGCCGCGTTCGGCGAGGACATCGACGGGTTCACCATCGATGGTCGGGCCGGTTTCGACACGATTCCCGGGGTGACCGACGATCAGCAACGCAAGTACTACGCGATCACGGTGCGGCCGACGGTATTCATCAACCTCGTGCCCGATCACGTGATCCTGCATCGGATGTTCCCGCTGGCCGCTGACCGCACAATCGTGGAGTGCGATTGGCTGTTCAGTCCCGACGTGGTGGCCTCGGGTCGCGACGTCGAGCATTCGATGGAGCTGTTCCACCGGGTCAACCAACAGGATTTCGACGCCTGTGAACGTACGCAACCGGCGATGTCGTCGCGGGCGTACCGAAACGGGGGGGTACTGGTACCCGCCGAGCACCACATCGGGGAGTTTCATCGGTGGACGCTGGACAAACTGGGCGACACCCGGCCGAAGGGCTAG
- a CDS encoding IclR family transcriptional regulator: protein MSVPSNSRQPAAAVQSVDRALQVLEILAKLQTAGVTEIAAEIGVHKSTVSRLIAVLESRGFVEQLSDRGKYQLGFSIVRLAGSTTARMDLVKQSQDICDQVAERTGESTNIAILDGGRIINIVESVGRGEIALRSWVGQSCPAHATSSGKILLAALPPSEVRARLGRRLDSYTPRTIVDFASLGTELEAAREQGWAPTCEELETGLNAVAAPVRDHNGSVIASLSISGPAYRLEQSRFDEIARVAIEAAEQISRRIGYTG, encoded by the coding sequence ATGAGCGTGCCCAGCAACAGCCGTCAGCCGGCCGCGGCTGTCCAGTCGGTCGACCGTGCCCTGCAGGTGCTCGAGATCCTGGCCAAGCTGCAGACGGCCGGGGTCACCGAGATCGCGGCCGAGATCGGCGTCCACAAGTCGACGGTGTCCCGGCTGATCGCGGTCCTGGAATCACGGGGATTCGTCGAGCAACTGTCCGACCGCGGCAAATACCAGCTGGGTTTCTCGATCGTGCGACTGGCCGGATCGACCACTGCTCGGATGGACCTGGTCAAGCAGTCCCAGGACATCTGTGATCAGGTCGCGGAGAGGACCGGTGAGAGCACCAACATCGCGATTCTCGACGGGGGCCGGATCATCAATATCGTCGAATCCGTCGGCCGGGGTGAAATCGCGCTGCGCAGCTGGGTCGGCCAGAGCTGCCCCGCACACGCCACGTCCAGTGGCAAGATCCTGCTGGCCGCGCTGCCGCCCTCGGAGGTGCGGGCCCGGCTGGGCCGCAGGCTGGACTCCTACACTCCTCGTACCATCGTCGATTTCGCCAGTCTCGGTACCGAACTCGAAGCCGCCAGGGAACAGGGATGGGCGCCGACGTGCGAGGAACTCGAGACCGGACTCAACGCGGTGGCGGCCCCGGTGCGCGATCACAACGGGTCCGTCATTGCCTCGCTGAGTATTTCGGGTCCGGCCTATCGGCTGGAGCAGTCCCGGTTCGATGAGATCGCTCGTGTGGCCATCGAAGCGGCCGAGCAGATCAGCCGGCGAATCGGCTACACCGGCTGA
- a CDS encoding nucleoside/nucleotide kinase family protein — translation MICSPANGHNDVIEHIGFDDLVARVVAHAEQPGTSIVGIAGPPGAGKTTLAEAVVAATTARLGAAVVAHVPMDGFHLADAELGRLGRLSRKGAPDTFDAAGYSALLRRIRSPRGDVVYAPAFERELEQPIAGAIGVAPAARVVITEGNYLLLDAPQWRAVAAEIDEIWYCTVDDAARVRRLIDRHIRFGKSVEAARRWVQEVDEPNARLIAATASRAAGMVRTDRVPPATNWSGEVSR, via the coding sequence ATGATTTGTTCGCCCGCAAACGGCCACAATGACGTCATCGAACACATCGGTTTTGATGATCTCGTCGCCCGCGTCGTTGCGCACGCCGAGCAGCCCGGCACGTCGATCGTCGGGATCGCCGGGCCGCCCGGTGCTGGCAAGACCACGCTCGCCGAGGCCGTGGTCGCCGCCACCACGGCGCGGCTGGGCGCGGCCGTTGTCGCCCACGTGCCGATGGACGGATTCCACCTCGCCGATGCCGAGTTGGGTCGCCTCGGTCGGCTGTCCCGCAAGGGCGCGCCCGACACCTTCGACGCCGCCGGGTACTCGGCACTGCTGCGACGGATCCGCAGTCCGCGCGGTGACGTGGTCTACGCGCCGGCCTTCGAGCGGGAGCTCGAGCAGCCCATAGCCGGCGCGATCGGGGTCGCGCCCGCAGCCCGGGTGGTCATCACCGAGGGGAACTACCTTCTTCTCGATGCGCCGCAATGGCGCGCAGTCGCAGCCGAGATCGACGAGATCTGGTACTGCACAGTCGATGACGCAGCGCGGGTGCGTCGGCTCATCGACCGTCACATCCGGTTCGGCAAATCCGTGGAGGCCGCGCGGCGCTGGGTGCAGGAGGTCGATGAGCCCAACGCCCGGCTGATCGCCGCCACCGCATCCCGAGCGGCCGGCATGGTGAGGACTGACCGCGTACCTCCGGCGACGAACTGGTCAGGAGAAGTGTCTCGCTGA